In a single window of the Populus alba chromosome 16, ASM523922v2, whole genome shotgun sequence genome:
- the LOC140954720 gene encoding alpha-L-arabinofuranosidase 1-like encodes MGFTIFEASVSDYAVTGNDVGTGSLLAALADAGFLIGLKRNRESSGATLPDAKLQTNSSTLVASAITWQNSNLPENKVNFGNSEVNLKVSIDGLGLNSQLSGSTRTVLTSSNVMDENSFVDPIKVVPAQTMLENADKDIDVYSLHIL; translated from the exons ATGGGATTTACTATTTTTGAGGCTTCTGTGAGTGACTATGCTGTGACTGGAAATGATGTGGGCACAGGAAGTCTTTTAGCGGCACTCGCCGACGCGGGATTCCTCATTGGTCTAAAAAGGAACAG AGAGTCAAGTGGAGCAACTCTTCCTGACGCTAAGCTACAGACAAATTCCTCTACACTTGTTGCATCTGCAATTACTTGGCAAAATTCAAACTTACCTGAAAATAAAG TGAATTTTGGGAACAGCGAAGTGAATCTCAAAGTTTCCATTGATGGATTGGGGCTCAACTCACAATTGTCGGGATCAACAAGAACTGTGCTCACATCTTCTAACGTAATGGACGAGAATTCCTTCGTGGATCCAATAAAG GTGGTGCCAGCCCAAACTATGCTCGAGAATGCTGACAAAGACATTGATGTGTACTCTCTCCATATTCTTTAA